In Phoenix dactylifera cultivar Barhee BC4 chromosome 1, palm_55x_up_171113_PBpolish2nd_filt_p, whole genome shotgun sequence, the genomic stretch CTTTGGCTTCTCTTGTCATGCCGAGGCTGCTTCGAGTCTTTTTAGGTGATGCTTTCTTTCCTCTATTGAATCATGGTACCTCCACCAATGTACCTCTGTAAGATTTCCAGCCTCAGAtcctcttttcctttccttcatGTGGAATCCTTCAGATTGTTACTGTATGATATCAAATCACTCTTTTGCAGTACTGAAATGTTTTAGAAATATTTTGTACCATGCCTGCAGCCTTTCATTTGTATCTATATTGATAGCTTTCATGGCAGCTTTTCTTCACATGAGTGGTGGTGGGCAGTATGCAGGATACTGCACCtggtctctcttttcttctttcttttattcccaCCACCATGGCATTGCCTGCGTGATCTCTTGGAATGTGATATTAGCTTTTTAAAATAAGCTACCAACCGTTCTAGTGAAGCTCGAGGTTGATGGTGGTCTCTAAGAAACAAAGTACAGGAGGTTGTAAAgcaaagaagaagatcaaaggaCACTGAAGATACCCAAGCACTATTGCAACCTATGCCTCGTTACAGTCGGTTTTCGTGGGTAATTCCGTTACAATTATTTTAAATGGTATCAGGGATCAACTATTTTCTCCCTTGGTCGCGAAGTTGCAGTTAAGTGGAACTGAAGCTCTTAACAGGTTAGCTTGTCTCTCTATTCCCTCATAACATGGCCACCTGTTGCTAGTTTGGATTAGTCTGTGGGTGAGCTTTCAAGCAATATAATTGCCACCATCCCTTTCTATGAAGTACTTGCAGCTTTTTAACAAATTATGAAAATTTAGCCAAGGTAAAAAGagagcttttctgaatggaaatTATTTTGTGAACAAACAATATTGTTTTGTTTTCCAGTGGGCCTTTATGAAATTCTCGTTATGGTTTCTGATGCCATCAGACCATGAAGGTCAGGGTTTATACATCTGTGATGCTCTAGCTATTTTAGATATAATTCTATCAGACATTTATGAAGTTCGCTTCTCGGTGCAATTTTTTAACACATTCTGAAAGATGTTTGGTCTCGAAAATTTTATAGCTTACGTCATTGCAGTTTCTCTTCACATTGATCAATCATCATGTGTTGATTAACTAACAGAAATGTACATTAAAATTAAGATTGAATTTATATTATATGAGTTTAACAGAAAAGGTTGCTTTAAATATGCCAATATGCTGACTGATTCTTTTATTGTATCATTTTGAATGATAAAGTAGTCTACTATTCAATTGTCCATTTTGCAGTTCTCAAAATGAAATGAAGATGGTGATCTGTTTCTCATTGATTGTTACTGAAATAAATCATGGATTTTGATGCATGTTTTGGTTCCAAGGTTGTATTGTCTgtgtctctctctgtgtgtttgCTTGCCCTTTGTCTCTCTTCCCCTTTCTTCTATCTAAATAGTTCATAGGAGTCAAGGGGCTGCATTTACTGGTTTCATTAAATTGTCCTCCATTTAAGATATATATGCAGTTCCCGTTTGCAACTGTGCAATCATATCTTATGGATGCAGCCCAAAAGGTTTGGAAAAATAACCCCCATCTGATATATGCCAAATAAATGTTAGTTCTAGCAATGGACTAGATAATATAGCAAATGCTTCTTGTAACCTTAGAGACCATTCTCaataatctcttggtttagccaATTAAGCTCTGTATGCAACATATGGCTCTTCGGCTTTCAGCTTGTTGGTGATCAACAAGGAGGAGCAAATCAAACAATAAAACAATCATTGCCTGGAGTAACTTTGACTCATTCGTGAAATTTTGACCCAAGAGTTGATGTCTAGTTTATCTTTTGCTAACTAATTCAACTGTTAGTTTTTGTTTCATGTATTCCTGGAGAGGTTAAAGTTCTCTTAAGTCAATCTGATTTTGATTGCagaatttttccttttttgtgatACTTTAATTCATAAGCTGTTTGAGGGTCAAAAAGTTGATCTCTGCACCAGACTTTGTTATAATCATTATAATGCTTTGTTGTTTACATACCTAATCACGCCAATTCTCTAACCAAATTCATTACCAAACAGCAATATTTGCTGTGAAATAGAGGTCAAAGCCGAAGACCATGAATGACTTTGGAGAGAGAACAAAGTCATGGAGTGGAGACCCAACTCCATCAGAATCAACTAATCGGGATGCATCTTCGAAGGACATCGGCACATCCATGAATGCCATCTCCTTTGGCTTTGCTGCAACGGCGATCCTGGTTTCTATGTTCCTCATCATGGCAATATTTGAACATttaatcaaaccaagagccaCCTTCCTTCGGCCTCGAAATGATGCCCGAGGATCCTTGGAGCCAGGCCAGCCAGAGTCTCAGAACCATTCACCTGGAAAGCCTCAGAATCCACCACTTGTAAGTTTCCTTGCAGCAGTCATACTTGATAATAGATTCACAGTTTGTTGGTTGCTGTAACATTTAACTGCCATCTACCATCCATCTCTACTTAATTTTTAAGCTGGAGGATGGATTCAGCTGCCTTACTTTCTTGTTCTTTCTATTTAATCTCTGATAAACATTGAGCAGTTACTGAATTTTAAGAGACAACAAATATCTAAGTTTCCAGGTGATTGCAGGCAGGAACTTCGTGCCGGTCCGGTTTCTCTGTGTTGATGCCTGGACAGCAATATCCTACGTTTCTTGCTCAACCTGCTCCTCTTCCTTGCCCAAGAGAAGGGATATATTGGCCACCCCACGATCATAGATAGTCATGCCGTCATCTCTCCATAGTCCTGTAATTGTAGTGACTCTATGCAAGTCTTGCACAACAGGGTAGAGGTAGAAAATGTTCATGTTCCATGGCAGCTATGCTATATATTAGAAAGGATGGAACCAAGAATGTGAGAAATAACAATCGTCCACTGTATTTAcctataaattttctatatgaAATTTCCGATACATCTGTTCATATATAGGTTCCATTTCTAAGCCTGTTTTAACTCAAGGAATAATAGTTATGAGCTCCTTCTCCTTCCAGTCCTGAGAGTTTGTATGTTACTTATTCATAGACTGATAAATCCATTATCAATAAATAAGATATTCTCAAGATCAATTTTGATGGGTCGGTGCTGGATGGAGGCACAAAGGGTGGAGCTGGTTTCGTCATTAGGGACATGAACTCCAGGATCATGGCAGCGGGAGGCTGTCAGTTATTTGACTGCACGGTTCCTGGTGCGGAGTTGAGGGCTGCCTGGGTGGATCTTCGACATGCTCAATATGTACTCTCAGCTGATTCAGTCATTTTGGAGGGTGATTAAGCTACGATCATCAGCTATATCCAAAGAGGTCCAAGAGTCGCTGCTCCTAACCATCCCTTGCTTTGCAATATCTGGATGATGGTGGAAGACCGAGGAGTTGTCCAGGCGAAGCATGTGTTTAGAGAAGCCAACAGGGCAGCGGATTGGGTGACCTACGTAACTGACCATGCCGATAGCACCCTGTGGATGGAAAATAGAGAGCTACCTCGGAAGCtccatgatattttattttccgattttattgggtgtgttCGTACATATGTTGTATAAATCACCTAGTCTAgcacaataaataaataaataaataaataaataagatatccATAGGCCTCTGATGTGTTATGAGTATCATCAGATCTCACCCCAGGCGGACGCGCGcgcgcatatatatataatatttaggtGCTTCTCACAAGTCAGCTGCAACCATATTTTAAGGATGTGATTTACCCAAGCAGCTTTGCTGTGGAGCTGGTTGCAGGTTACAAGCAATGCATCTGATTAGCTTGCAACTCTTGATGTCATGGTCCTAGCACGAATTCTAGTCTTCATTTGTGGTGTTGTTGCCCATGTTTGTCTCTGTTTTCGACCTGGAATAATGCGAGCACTTTGGTACCACAGCAACAATTACAGTAATGCTGGTTTCTGAGATTTATGACCAAAGAGAAGCACAAATGGTTTCCCAATAGCTCGTACAAGCAACAACCCTGCTCTACCTCAAAGAACAAACAGCTTAAAACGGCTAAAACCATCTCTCTGATTGACTGACAAGTCTATGGAATTGTTTCTGCAATTTCTAAATGAAATAATTTTTAGCTCATCTCCTTGCAGTCCCCCACCAAAAGCATGGAGCATCTCATGCTTTAACCATCAGCATAGCTACCTAAGATCTTGGCTTGAAGTTCCAATGCCTTCTAAACAAATCTGAACCTCGATAATAGCTTTGCGCCTAAGGAATGAATTTTCCCACATGAAATCCCACCTGTTGTACTCAGGAGCAGCAACTTGACACTCTCTGTACAGATTATAAGAAGTCAGCACATACAACTGCACTTTCGCATGGTACTTTGTTACGAGTGTACCAAAATTTCGTTGTCAAACCGGGGCTGCCTGCAGTAAACAACATCAAAAGTTCAAATGATGTCACATTTTAAGAACAATACAATTACATTCTCTCCCCACAAGACATTTGGAGTTTGTAGGAGCTAAGGATAAGCAAGAACAGAACTCTTGCATATATGCGTACACCTCATGGACGAGATTGACTAGCAACCAAAACATGTAAATAAGCCACCTACTCATGATCTGCAGCAAGACAAAAATGGTCTGCAACAGCCATTATTATATCACAGTTTCCACTTCTTGTCAACAGTTTTTGATTCAACCACCAACGATATCTAACATCGTCGTTGGCATTAGTGAAATACTTCGCTAAAGTTTTTCTTTGTTCTCCACTGGAGGCAATTTCTCCCCTGAAGCAGCTGCATTGCTGCAGGGACTGATCACTTCAACTTGCTAATCAATGACTTTAATGAACATATCCACAACTAAAACACAGAACTAACAACTTTCTCGGAGGGATAAAACAGAATTAACCACCCCCAGTCTCACCTAAATGCTGATAGCCCAGTTTAACAAAAATACAGAGACAGAAAAATGAAAGACCcatttggagaagaaagaaaacaataaaagaTTACAGTTGACAAAAGGacaaaaacataaaataatgagAAAACATTTCGAGACAATGTGTCTTATGAGGACTGATGCAAATTTCCTCTAGCAAAAGTTAAAATTCCACTTGTATGACAGAAGCTCGAGTTTTCAATCAAACATAGGGAATGGAAGAAACTCTCACAATTATCATCACCGTTTTAATTAGAAGTTTCCTTTTCCTACCATAGGGGAGAATCAGACTATTTTACTACTTCAGTTTGGTTGAGCCGTCCACATTCATTTCTTGAAGGTTCAGCAAGAGATCACTGGAATTCAAGAACACTCGGTTGGATGAATTTGCAATTGTCTGAGCTATTTCCCTTGCAGCTTCAATCTGCCTTAAGGCAAGAAATGCAGGGTTACTTGCAATAGCTTGACCTATAAGCTGGGCACTCTTGGCCTCACCCTGTCAGTAAAAAAGATGAGAATGATTATGATTCTGAGGAACAACCTGCATATATAactgttttattaagaatatactGAAGGATGGCTCTTTGATTGATGGGCCTTCTATTCTATAGGTGTTGCAATGATGAAACAACTTTCTTTAGGGCTGCTGCTATCACATATGCAACATATTTTGCATTGCAAGTGATTGGAAGGGCCATAACTATCAAAGAAAATTACAGCTTACATTATATTTTACGTTATTTAACTGATGAAACAAAAGCTCATTTTCAATGGCCAGAAAAGATTGGCCAAAATTGCCTAAAATGACAGTTTAGGCCGATAATGACATACAATAAATAGGGTCTTTTGACTAAAATTGCAAGTGACCTATTGATGGGTTGTGGGGCATTGCGGAGGGTGTAGGCTAAGTTTCGTCTTCTATGGATAACCATCTTAATGCAATCATGTGCATGCAAGACAAACATCCCAACATGACCAAGGTTCTTACAAGAACTGCAAGGAACCACTTGATTAAGGAAGCTTACTCACCTGGGCTCTGATAACAGCACTTCTCTTGTCTTGCTCTGCTTTTTCAACAATGAACTTAGCACGCTCAGCTTCTTGTGCAGCCACCTGTTTAGCTTCAATCGCAGTAGtaaattctttcccaaagctCAGGGTCGTAATGGACACGTCATCCAGTGCAATATTGAAGTTTCTAGCCCTCTCCGTCAGTATCTTCCGTATCTCCCTACTTACAGCCTACAACAGTGATCACATTCATCAGTTTCCATCCATGATTTTCCtacttattttctaaagtacaATACAAGACATATTAGAATATGGGAGAGTAATATCGAAGCGATTTTTGCTAGAGAACACCTCTCTTTGTGTGATCAGCTGGCTAGCATTGTACTGTGCTACCACAGCCTTCAAGGTTTCATGAATAATTGAAGGCAGAACCCTCTCATTATAGTTCTCCCCTAGAGTTCGATAGATCGTAGGTAGCTGGTCTGGTAGGGGTCTTGTAAGAACCCGAAGCCCGATTTTCACCTAAGAAATTATAAAAGCTTCAAAGTTCCAAATTATCATGGCAGATATATTGATGAAGATAAGGAGAAGCAAACTGACTATGGCAAAGACTAGCTGTGAAATATCAACATATGCAGACACGAGAGAAAATGACAGCGCACAACTTAAAAATGATTACTAAAACCACAATAAACAAATCAAGTCAGACTCGGGCAAGCTCAACTATTGTTAGGTCAAATCATTAGATACTGCCATCATTGATTATAACAACATGGAACAACACCAACAGGATTGCTGatctaataaaaaatagtaAAGTCTAGAGGCAAAAATAGGTCTTAATCTTATCAAATCAGAAAGAACaaagtaacaaaaaaaaaacacgacCCTTGGACATGTAATACACTaatgattaaaattaaaaaaatgtggATAACCACCTAGCATAGAGAAGTAATTTAGACTACTTCCTTTTCATTTCTAACACTAAGTTTTCCTCTGTGAAAAGTATAAATAGTAGTTTCTACTAGGATATGCAAGGAATggcagttttctttttttagccACTCAAAGAATATTTGATGTGATTTATTATCACAAATCTGTGGTTAAATCTCATCTCATCAGTGTGTCAAgacatatctattaaatgtgGGTTAAAGGCAGGCTCCTTAATCAATTGTTGGAAACAAAACCTACATGTTTTGTTTTCAAGAATCTACTAAGCTGACATAACAAGCAATAGCAGGCTGAGTTATGGACCATATATACTGTACTGGATGGTTTATAAATCATTAAATCATGCATGTGCATGCAATAGACTCATAAAGCTTATGAGAGGGACTTGTTAATTGTAGCCATATATATCATGTTGTTTTTTTCCTACTAGCTTCATGACATTGTTGTAACCTCCAATTGCTTCACATTACATTGTATTTGAGGATATGCATTTAGTGGGCCACACCAGGGCATAAGTGGTCTTTGTCTCAGCATGTGTCACTAACTCCGTTGCACATTCTCAGCCTGGCCCATGCATGGGCTAACATTTTCAACCCAAGCTTGGACCCAAGTGCTTGCATCTCAATGTGTTAGATTATTGTGTCTTAGTCTCAATTATCAGCTCACCAGAAATTTGGGATTCATTTTCCACCTTAGAATCAAATGGGGAAGCTGGAAAACAAATTGATGTTGGCCAAGCTTTAGCGCCTATATTATGTGTAGTAGAAGAGATAGCTGATGAATTAGACCTATGagtttattaaaaaaacaaatattatttgataagagacatgcatgcatgctaAAATCAATACAAAGTTGTAGTAATTATTTATTGATGCCCATGAAAGATAATATAACAAGAAAAAAGGGTGAAAAAATAGTGCAAGAAATAATGAGAACCTCTTGTCAACCATTCCTATGATGGCTATTGGTGATTATTTGGTTAACAGGTTTGATTTTGGAGTCAAGATCAAGCCAGCACTTTATGAAGAATCAAATGAATCCATGTGGACATTTGCCTTAAAGGGGATAGTAGACTCAAGCTACCGTAGGTAATCCTCGTAATTCAGCCATTTAGATGTATTGGAAAGATCACCTTTAAAATTTACAGTGAGACGGTTTCAGTTGACACCATTTCCTGCACATTTTGAAGCTTGTGAAGGATGAATGAGACTCTCCGCAGCACAGTTTCCATGCAAACAAAATTTACAGTGAGCACTTTCAATTCACACCATTTCTTACACATTTTGAAGTTTGTAAAGGATGAGTAAGAATCTCCACAACACAGTTTCCATGCAAACAATGTACCCCCGACCTGTCAAAAGAGCACTAGTCAATACAAAGTATTATTGCAGGCAACAATGCTCGAAAAACCCATAAACAAAATCCCTAT encodes the following:
- the LOC103716636 gene encoding uncharacterized protein LOC103716636, with translation MNDFGERTKSWSGDPTPSESTNRDASSKDIGTSMNAISFGFAATAILVSMFLIMAIFEHLIKPRATFLRPRNDARGSLEPGQPESQNHSPGKPQNPPLAGTSCRSGFSVLMPGQQYPTFLAQPAPLPCPREGIYWPPHDHR
- the LOC103716616 gene encoding prohibitin-1, mitochondrial isoform X1 → MNFKNVKVPSPGSGAGTLVKVALLGGAAVYGALNSLYNVDGGHRAIVFNRIQGIKEKVYPEGTHLMIPWFERPIIYDVRARPHLVESTSGSRDLQMVKIGLRVLTRPLPDQLPTIYRTLGENYNERVLPSIIHETLKAVVAQYNASQLITQREAVSREIRKILTERARNFNIALDDVSITTLSFGKEFTTAIEAKQVAAQEAERAKFIVEKAEQDKRSAVIRAQGEAKSAQLIGQAIASNPAFLALRQIEAAREIAQTIANSSNRVFLNSSDLLLNLQEMNVDGSTKLK
- the LOC103716616 gene encoding prohibitin-1, mitochondrial isoform X2 gives rise to the protein MIPWFERPIIYDVRARPHLVESTSGSRDLQMVKIGLRVLTRPLPDQLPTIYRTLGENYNERVLPSIIHETLKAVVAQYNASQLITQREAVSREIRKILTERARNFNIALDDVSITTLSFGKEFTTAIEAKQVAAQEAERAKFIVEKAEQDKRSAVIRAQGEAKSAQLIGQAIASNPAFLALRQIEAAREIAQTIANSSNRVFLNSSDLLLNLQEMNVDGSTKLK